Proteins encoded in a region of the Planococcus citri chromosome 1, ihPlaCitr1.1, whole genome shotgun sequence genome:
- the Orc3 gene encoding origin recognition complex subunit 3: MDDNVAFSVFKPKKTTKKRSAPSNFDLIDSQPWYRDYEAICETLTGQLERIHSEQRSCAVQDVVQFVSNYQYTVERVPVISLFTGYNLPDHSSMISAVLEQLDNNEKVKCHMVNLNPAKASSVKILIESVVYDFVNAVSVKGDEFVEDEEDADNVLVSKSKCSLLRLSDWYLNNYGLLDELNKTNNDSDDDFGITYLVMVIQDIGTIPKQILNDFMKTISSVRNRLPLMFLIGVPYTLHTLEKRFTSEVYSKLAIFPFQSRPSAAFLDRVLEEIFLQEKCVFHLGSNVFEILCHSYENYNFSVKEFIKGIKLCMLEHFSQSSVHSTFCCDGESNDISDRIDNLSDESVALILDLPSIHQYNSKRKMHKQNLTVSSPTIKDELKKLYNEFNTGVIRFNAAVRCLNLLMKSLKHDKLTTPIRKIYQHVMDFDKRQQWLDSNFNYINVSTKHSLLQALKNVETMLNEYTDSELSSIRSKLSSFIERIEESQLEVIKKNPGSPIKTALSPNKSTRSPMKTRSPVKTSSPMKTRSPMKANKSPLETIRSSAKKITPRCPFVSPNTKLSPSTRSPAKNITPRCLLESPNTTKLSPSTRSPGKKFTPFRNDDVKQSPAMRRALFTNDLKKRASKDTPSSEYADTRKDLLQFLRRDFLNLYLKSLDDIPLGELFIYNDHVNIMRLLDPYPRTALNNALQDPITYLECTCCKSTPGEVLKSMPDLSILFKLHKEQGNVINLYDWFQQFRYYVDKKNYNDKDISAEIYGRFSLAMKELHFLGYISLPRKKLNGVDYVNKLAYF, translated from the exons ATGGACGACAATGTG GCCTTTAGTGTATTCAAACCCAAGAAGACCACGAAGAAAAGGTCAGCTCCTAGTAACTTTGACTTGATAGATTCCCAGCCTTGGTATCGTGATTATGAAGCAATATGTGAAACTTTGACTGGTCAATTAGAG AGGATTCACTCAGAACAACGTAGCTGTGCCGTACAAGATGTCGTCCAGTTTGTCTCTAATTATCAGTACACCGTCGAACGTGTTCCTGTCATTTCTTTATTCACTG GTTACAATTTGCCGGATCACAGTTCAATGATATCAGCGGTATTAGAGCAGCTAGACAATAACGAGAAAGTAAAATGTCATATGGTGAACTTGAATCCTGCTAAGGCATCAtcggtgaaaattttaattgaaagtgTCGTTTACGATTTTGTAAATGCTGTAAGCGTTAAA ggagatgaatttgttgaagatgaagaagacgCCGATAACGTGCTGGTATCGAAGTCTAAATGCTCTTTGTTGCGTTTATCTGATTGGTATTTGAACAATTACGGATTACTAGATGAATTGAATAAAACGAACAACGATTCCGACGATGATTTCGGAATAACTTATTTAGTAATGGTCATTCAGGATATTGGAACTATacctaaacaaattttaaatgatttcatGAAGACAATAAG TTCTGTTAGAAACCGTCTTCCACTCATGTTCCTAATCGGAGTACCTTACACGTTGCATACGCTGGAAAAACGATTCACATCCGAAGTGTACTCGAAACTAGCTATTTTTCCGTTCCAATCCCGACCTTCCGCTGCGTTTTTAGATAGAGTTTTGGAAGAA atatttttacaagaaaaatgcGTGTTCCATTTGGGTTCCAATGTGTTTGAGATTCTCTGTCATTCCTACgagaattacaatttttctgtGAAAGAATTCATCAAAGGAATTAAA CTTTGCATGCTGGaacatttttctcaatcttcGGTTCATTCAACATTTTGCTGTGATGGTGAATCTAACGACATATCTGATCGTATTGATAACCTGAGCGATGAAAGTGTCGCTTTAATTTTGGATCTTCCTTCTATACATCAATACAACTCGAAACGTAAAATGCATAAGCAAAATTTAACTGTTTCATCGCCTACTATTAAA gatgAATTAAAGAAATTGTATAATGAATTCAATACCGGTGTGATTCGATTCAACGCTGCGGTGCGATGTCTTAATTTACTGATGAAATCTTTGAAACATGACAAATTGACTACTCCT ATCCGGAAAATTTATCAACACGTTATGGATTTTGATAAGAGACAGCAATGGttagattcaaatttcaactataTAAATGTTTCAACAAAACACTCGCTTCTTcaagctttgaaaaat GTTGAAACAATGTTGAACGAGTACACAGATTCAGAGTTGTCATCAATACGTTCCAAACTATCTTCATTTATTGAAAGAATAGAAGAAAGTCAACTAGAAGTTATTAAGAAGAATCCTGGAAGTCCCATCAAAACAGCTCTAAGCCCTAATAAATCAACCAGGAGTCCAATGAAAACAAGAAGTCCAGTGAAAACGAGCAGTCCAATGAAAACAAGGAGTCCAATGAAAGCGAATAAAAGTCCTTTAGAAACAATCCGGAGTTCagctaaaaaaattactcccaGATGTCCTTTCGTGTCTCCTAATACCAAACTCAGTCCATCGACAAGAAGCCCAGCTAAAAACATTACTCCCAGATGCCTTCTCGAATCTCCTAACACCACGAAGCTCAGTCCATCAACTAGAAGtccaggaaaaaaatttactccttTTAGAAACGATGATGTGAAACAAAGTCCAGCGATGCGCAGAGCATTGTTcacaaat GATCTGAAAAAAAGGGCGAGCAAAGATACTCCATCAAGCGAATATGCAGACACGCGAAAAGATCTTTTGCAATTTCTTAGGCGCGATTTCTTGAATTTATATCTTAAATCATTGGATGATATCCCATTAGGCGAATTGTTTATTTATAATGACCACGTAAACATTATGAGACTTCTAGATCCTTATCCCAGAACAGCGTTGAATAACGCCTTACAAGATCCCATCACTTATTTAGAA TGTACATGTTGTAAATCTACGCCGGGCGAAGTTTTAAAATCAATGCCAGACCTGTCCATTCTCTTTAAATTGCACAAGGAACAAGGCAATGTTATTAATTTATATGACTGGTTTCAG CAATTCAGATATTATGTGGATAAGAAAAATTATAACGACAAAGATATCAGTGCTGAAATATA tggtcGGTTTTCTCTCGCCATGAAAGAGTTACACTTTTTAGGATACATATCACTCCCTAGGAAGAAATTGAATGGTGTGGATTATGTAAATAAATTGgcatatttttga